A single region of the Salvia miltiorrhiza cultivar Shanhuang (shh) chromosome 8, IMPLAD_Smil_shh, whole genome shotgun sequence genome encodes:
- the LOC130997676 gene encoding neutral ceramidase 3-like → MYNRGALSLAIITCFVVANADYLIGVGSHDMTGPAAGVNMMGYANMEQVTGGIHFQLRARAFVVAETDQAGARIAFVNLDVGMASQLVTIKVLERLKSRYGELYSEENVAISGTHTHAGPGGYLQYVTYSVTSLGFVP, encoded by the exons ATGTACAATCGCGGAGCTCTAAGTCTAGCCATCATCACCTGCTTCGTAGTTGCTAATGCAGACTACTTAATAGGGGTGGGGAGCCACGACATGACCGGCCCGGCAGCCGGAGTCAATATGATGGGTTATGCTAACATGGAGCAGGTCACCGGAGGCATACATTTCCAGCTCCGGGCACGGGCCTTCGTCGTCGCTGAGACCGACCAAGCTGGTGCTCGAATCGCCTTTGTTAACCTCGATGTTGGGATGGCCTCCCAACTTGTCACTATTAAAGTTCTCGAGAGACTGAAATCAAG GTATGGAGAGTTGTACAGTGAAGAAAATGTGGCAATAAGTGGCACTCACACACATGCTGGTCCAGGAGGGTATCTGCAGTATGTGACCTACTCTGTAACTTCGCTTGGTTTCGTTCCCTAA